A genomic segment from Corallococcus soli encodes:
- a CDS encoding non-ribosomal peptide synthetase, giving the protein MTQPTGFRLSPQQARLWTLLTAAPGASSRARAVFDLEGTLDVARLERAVRGLVSEHEVLRTAYRHLAGTSAAVQVPGEVPATVLEVLDWSALPEAEQAARLEAPGAESAPAASLDALKPWRLAVLGQDRHALIVEVPALSADRQTFAVLARELGRALTAPAAADEEPPPQYADVAEVFHQILESDDSADGRRFWKERDLTGAIGASLPTRRTGTDALGLRIGRQSRALSPDTATALEALALRLGVPLADVVLAGWSRLLARMAGGDDACVSVRVEGRGYEGLDAALGLFERWLPVRASHGASFEALVRDVARSVRETAAWQDDFDTLSALPGTSGSPPLRSFAFEDVAWPEPVRAAGLTLSLTHLEAHAERAELTLALVRGLGPLSLELHHDEGAYTSEEASRLLERLETLLVSAVATPERALESLSWVGPGELLRLTDFNRTARDHDTQDTLPARFDAVARTRPDAVAVAFEDEQLSFAALLERANRIASHLRSRGVGTETRVAVCLERSVEQFVVLLGVLKAGGTFVPLDPTYPRERLAYVIQQSGAPLVVTRSHLRASLPDGAHAFVCLDQETEALAAASPQAPDVTLSPENAAYVIFTSGSTGRPKGVMIPHRSALNLAATLRDVVYQGRGPGLRVSVNAPLVFDASVKQWLQLLNGHSLHIVPEEVRPDAVRMRAWVQRHAVDVVDCTPSLLGPLLAQGLGRDADFSPALVLVGGEAIDARTWADLAPLTHTRFVNMYGPTECTVNATACPIADSAQPSIGGPLGNVRVHVLDAGLRELPLGVPGELFIGGAGVGRGYEGRPDLTAERFVPDPFSPVPGARLYRTGDVGRYREDGRIDFQGRADFQVKVRGYRIEPGEIEAQLRSHPQVGEAVVVVRGTKEDARLVAYFVPRGGVPADGELAMANLALELRAFLRERVPEFMLPTFFMALPRLPLNRNGKVDRGALPEPVAARPDAASYEAPVTELEQRIAAIWQEALKVDRVGLHSSFFDLGGHSLLMVQVHEKLSVLMGRRLSMVELFQHPTVASLAKYLGQAPENAAQESRQQQARDERAKKQLQAMQQQALLMKARGKR; this is encoded by the coding sequence GTGACGCAGCCAACCGGATTCCGGCTCTCCCCCCAGCAGGCAAGACTCTGGACCCTCCTGACCGCCGCTCCGGGGGCGTCTTCGCGTGCCCGGGCCGTGTTCGACCTGGAGGGGACGCTCGACGTGGCGCGCTTGGAGCGCGCGGTGCGCGGGCTGGTCTCCGAGCACGAGGTGCTGCGCACCGCCTACCGTCACCTCGCGGGAACGAGTGCCGCGGTGCAGGTGCCCGGCGAGGTCCCGGCCACCGTCCTGGAGGTGCTCGACTGGAGCGCCCTTCCCGAAGCCGAGCAGGCCGCACGGCTGGAGGCGCCAGGCGCTGAGTCGGCGCCGGCTGCTTCGCTGGACGCGCTGAAGCCGTGGCGGCTCGCGGTGCTGGGCCAGGACCGGCATGCGCTGATCGTGGAGGTGCCCGCGCTCTCCGCGGATCGCCAGACGTTCGCCGTGCTCGCGCGCGAGCTGGGGCGGGCGTTGACGGCCCCGGCGGCGGCGGACGAAGAGCCGCCTCCGCAGTACGCGGACGTGGCGGAGGTCTTCCACCAGATCCTCGAATCCGACGACAGCGCGGACGGACGGCGCTTCTGGAAGGAGCGCGACCTGACGGGCGCCATCGGCGCTTCCCTGCCCACGCGCCGCACGGGCACGGACGCGCTCGGCCTGCGCATCGGTCGTCAGTCCCGCGCGCTGTCCCCCGACACGGCCACGGCCCTGGAGGCACTGGCCCTCCGACTGGGCGTCCCGCTGGCGGACGTCGTGCTCGCGGGCTGGTCCCGACTGCTGGCGCGCATGGCCGGCGGCGATGATGCGTGCGTCTCCGTGCGCGTTGAAGGCCGTGGCTACGAGGGCCTGGACGCGGCGCTCGGCCTCTTCGAGCGCTGGCTGCCCGTGCGCGCATCGCACGGCGCGAGCTTCGAAGCGCTCGTGCGCGACGTGGCGCGCAGCGTTCGCGAGACCGCCGCCTGGCAGGACGACTTCGACACATTGAGCGCCCTGCCCGGCACCAGCGGCTCCCCACCCCTCCGCTCCTTCGCCTTCGAGGACGTCGCGTGGCCGGAGCCCGTGCGCGCTGCGGGGCTGACGCTGTCCCTCACCCACCTGGAGGCTCACGCGGAGCGCGCCGAGCTGACCCTGGCCCTGGTGCGCGGCCTGGGGCCGCTGTCGCTGGAGCTGCACCACGACGAAGGCGCGTACACGTCCGAGGAGGCCTCCCGGTTGCTGGAGCGCCTGGAGACCCTGCTCGTCTCGGCGGTGGCCACGCCCGAGCGCGCGCTGGAGTCCCTGTCCTGGGTGGGCCCTGGGGAGCTCCTCCGGCTGACGGACTTCAACCGCACCGCCCGGGACCACGACACGCAGGACACGCTGCCCGCGCGCTTCGACGCCGTGGCCCGCACCCGTCCGGACGCCGTGGCGGTCGCCTTCGAGGACGAACAGCTCTCCTTCGCCGCGCTGCTGGAGCGGGCCAACCGGATCGCGTCGCACCTGCGCTCGCGGGGCGTCGGGACCGAGACGCGCGTGGCGGTGTGCCTGGAGCGGTCCGTGGAGCAGTTCGTAGTGCTGCTCGGCGTCCTCAAGGCCGGGGGCACCTTCGTGCCGCTGGATCCGACCTACCCGCGTGAGCGACTGGCCTACGTCATCCAGCAGTCCGGCGCGCCGCTCGTCGTCACGCGCTCCCACCTGCGCGCGTCCCTGCCGGACGGTGCCCATGCCTTCGTCTGCCTGGACCAGGAGACCGAAGCCCTGGCCGCCGCGTCTCCCCAGGCGCCCGACGTGACGCTCTCCCCGGAGAACGCCGCCTACGTCATCTTCACGTCCGGCTCCACGGGCCGCCCCAAGGGCGTGATGATCCCGCACCGCTCGGCGCTCAACCTGGCCGCCACGCTGCGCGACGTCGTCTACCAGGGGCGCGGCCCCGGCCTGCGGGTGAGCGTCAACGCGCCGCTCGTGTTCGACGCCTCCGTGAAGCAGTGGCTCCAGTTGCTCAACGGCCACTCGCTGCACATCGTCCCGGAAGAGGTGCGGCCGGACGCGGTGCGCATGCGCGCGTGGGTCCAGCGCCACGCCGTGGACGTCGTGGACTGCACGCCGTCGCTGCTGGGACCGCTGCTGGCGCAGGGCCTGGGGCGCGACGCGGACTTCTCCCCGGCCCTGGTGCTGGTGGGCGGAGAGGCCATCGACGCTCGCACCTGGGCGGACCTCGCGCCGCTCACGCACACTCGCTTCGTCAACATGTACGGCCCCACCGAGTGCACGGTGAACGCCACGGCGTGCCCCATCGCGGACTCGGCGCAGCCGAGCATCGGCGGGCCGCTGGGCAACGTGCGGGTGCACGTCCTGGACGCGGGCCTGCGGGAGCTTCCCCTGGGCGTGCCCGGCGAGCTGTTCATCGGCGGCGCGGGCGTGGGCCGGGGCTACGAAGGCCGGCCGGACCTCACCGCCGAGCGCTTCGTGCCGGATCCGTTCAGCCCCGTGCCGGGTGCGCGCCTGTACCGCACGGGCGACGTGGGCCGCTACCGCGAGGATGGCCGCATCGACTTCCAGGGCCGCGCCGACTTCCAGGTGAAGGTGCGGGGCTACCGCATCGAGCCCGGTGAAATCGAAGCGCAGCTGCGCTCGCACCCGCAGGTGGGCGAGGCGGTCGTCGTCGTGCGCGGCACGAAGGAGGACGCGCGGCTGGTGGCCTACTTCGTGCCCCGCGGTGGAGTGCCCGCGGACGGCGAGCTGGCCATGGCCAACCTGGCGCTGGAGCTGCGCGCCTTCCTGCGCGAACGGGTGCCGGAGTTCATGCTCCCCACCTTCTTCATGGCGCTGCCCCGGCTGCCGCTCAACCGCAACGGCAAGGTGGACCGGGGCGCGCTGCCGGAGCCGGTGGCGGCGCGCCCGGACGCGGCGTCCTACGAGGCGCCCGTCACGGAGCTGGAGCAGCGCATCGCGGCCATCTGGCAGGAGGCCCTCAAGGTGGACCGGGTGGGCCTGCACAGCAGCTTCTTCGATTTGGGGGGCCACTCGCTCCTCATGGTGCAGGTGCACGAGAAGCTGTCGGTGTTGATGGGCCGGCGCCTCTCCATGGTGGAGCTGTTCCAGCACCCCACCGTGGCGTCGTTGGCGAAGTACCTGGGACAGGCCCCGGAGAACGCGGCCCAGGAGTCCCGGCAGCAACAGGCGCGTGACGAGCGCGCGAAGAAACAACTCCAGGCGATGCAGCAACAGGCCCTCTTGATGAAGGCCAGGGGTAAGCGATGA
- a CDS encoding TauD/TfdA family dioxygenase, whose amino-acid sequence MTTDGQPKRALPKLRRREVDGSGQDWVRFEELRSGLHLPVVARPSLPGIELAEWGRTHRALVDARIHKHGAVLFRGFDVATPEAMDRAIQALADEALAYEERSSPRSQVSGNIYTSTDHPPSERIFLHNEQSYNQTFPARLFFACVLPSQQGGETPLADTRRIFQRLPAEVRARFLEQGYTYVRNFGHHLGLSWQTAFQTEDRAEVEAYCQRSGIQVEWRDGNRLRTRQVRRAAGLHPVTGEPVWFNHATFFHVSTLPEPVASALLADLGEEELPNQTYYGDGGPIEPEVMRTLRAAYEAEQVMFPWERGDLLVIDNLLAAHARSSFVGPRRVLAGMARPFPWSEVAPVAAAPPGSPPG is encoded by the coding sequence ATGACGACGGATGGCCAGCCGAAGCGCGCACTCCCGAAGCTGCGCCGGCGCGAGGTGGACGGCTCCGGCCAGGACTGGGTGCGCTTCGAGGAGCTGCGGTCCGGACTGCACCTGCCCGTGGTGGCCCGCCCCTCGCTGCCGGGCATCGAGCTGGCCGAGTGGGGCCGCACGCACCGCGCGCTCGTGGACGCGCGGATCCACAAGCATGGCGCCGTGCTCTTCCGGGGCTTCGACGTGGCGACGCCCGAGGCCATGGACCGGGCCATCCAGGCCCTGGCGGACGAGGCGCTGGCCTACGAGGAGCGCTCGTCGCCGCGCTCGCAGGTGAGCGGCAACATCTACACGTCCACGGACCACCCGCCGTCCGAGCGGATCTTCCTGCACAACGAGCAGTCCTACAACCAGACCTTCCCGGCGCGCCTCTTCTTCGCCTGCGTGTTGCCCTCGCAACAGGGTGGCGAGACGCCGCTGGCGGACACGCGGCGCATCTTCCAGCGCCTGCCGGCCGAGGTGCGCGCACGGTTCCTGGAGCAGGGCTACACGTACGTCCGCAACTTCGGCCACCACCTGGGGCTGAGCTGGCAGACGGCGTTCCAGACGGAGGACCGCGCGGAGGTGGAGGCGTACTGCCAGCGCAGCGGCATCCAGGTGGAGTGGCGCGACGGCAACCGCCTGCGCACGCGGCAGGTGCGGCGCGCGGCGGGGCTGCACCCCGTCACCGGCGAGCCCGTCTGGTTCAACCACGCCACGTTCTTCCACGTCTCCACGCTGCCGGAGCCGGTGGCCTCCGCGCTGCTGGCGGACCTGGGCGAAGAGGAGCTGCCGAACCAGACGTACTACGGCGACGGCGGCCCCATCGAGCCGGAGGTGATGCGGACGCTGCGCGCCGCCTACGAGGCCGAACAGGTGATGTTCCCGTGGGAGCGCGGGGATCTGCTCGTCATCGACAACCTGCTCGCGGCCCACGCGCGCTCGTCCTTCGTGGGGCCCCGGCGCGTGCTGGCCGGCATGGCGCGTCCGTTCCCGTGGAGCGAGGTCGCCCCCGTGGCGGCCGCGCCCCCTGGTTCCCCTCCAGGCTGA